From the Streptococcus halotolerans genome, the window GATGTTAGGGTCTTTAATGTCGAGCGAATCTTTGATATAATCTAGTTGTTCCATATGAGTCTTTCTAATGAGTGGTTTAGTCGCTTTTCATTATAAGTCATATGGGACTTTTTTGCTATATTCAAAAAGACTCCATAATCTCCGAGAAGAATTTACCCACTACAGAAATTATAGAGCCCTTTTCTAAGGGCTTTTTACTGTTTTTATGTTTGAAAATCAAAGAGTTTTCTAAACATTGTATTTCTTTTGTGTTACAAAGATTACAAAAATATGTTGAAAGAGTATCTTTTGTGTGTTATACTAAACAAAATTAGTTGAAATATTCATTAAAAGCATTGCCACCTCTGTTTAGAGATAAAACTGAACATGAGACTGTATGACAAATAAGGAGAGAAGGCACCATCAGAAATGATATTTTTACCAATCCTATATCTTCTCGCGGTCATTAGCTGTTTCACACTGATGCCGCATACGACCAAGGCTTATGGATCATTAAAGAAAATAAAATTATTATTTCTATGGTCCGTGATAGGCTTAGCCATTGCCAATAGTCTTACATTTACTTATATCTGTCAGTGGTTGGGGCTCTCAGCAGGTTTTACTGGTTTAGTCGTTGTGGCTAATGTCCCATTTAACGCCTTATCACGGTTAAAAAAGTGTTTGTTTATCTTAAATTATATGGTTCTAGTAATCCTTCTTTTTAGACTATTTGTCTATGTCTGGCAACATTTGGTTTCATAGTTCAATAGTTGAAAAAAGGAATCATTAAGAGATCAAGGATTCTATGAAAACGTGTTTATAATCTTTCTAAACAGAATACCTACCAATTTATCGCTGATTGTGTTACACTAGATAAGTTGTCATAATTACTAGCAGATGTGTTGGCTAGAAAAGTTACAAAACTTTGATCAGCCAAATTTTTATCATTAATAAGGATTTGAACTGGCTTTTAGTGAGCCAATTATCTGCACCAGCTTAATAGAGTGGCTTCGCACCACTTTTAGAAAAGAGAAACATTTGAAATTTACAGAATTAAACCTTAGTCAAGATATCCAAGCAGCTGTAGTAACCGCTGGTTTTGAAGAAGCATCACCTATCCAAGAGTTGACGATTCCACTCGCACTGGAAGGTAAAGATGTGATTGGTCAAGCACAAACCGGTACAGGAAAAACTGCTGCATTTGGCCTGCCGACACTTAATAAAATTTCGACTGATCGTAATGTCATTCAAGCTTTGGTCATCGCGCCAACGCGTGAGTTAGCGGTTCAATCACAAGAAGAACTATTCCGTTTCGGACGTGATAAAGGTGTTAAAGTACGTTCCGTTTTTGGCGGTTCATCAATTGACAAACAAATCAAAGCCCTAAAATCAGGAGCACACGTTGTTGTTGGTACTCCGGGGCGTTTGCTTGATTTGATTAAACGTAAAGCTTTGAAATTGGATAATGTTGAAACATTGATCCTTGATGAAGCTGATGAAATGCTTAACATGGGCTTTTTGGAAGATATCGAAGCTATTATCAGTCGTGTTCCAGAAAATCGCCAAACTTTGCTTTTCTCAGCGACAATGCCTGATGCTATCAAGCGAATCGGTGTGAAGTTCATGAAAGAACCTAAGCATGTTAAGATTGAAGCAAAAGAATTAACTAATGTAAACGTTGATCAATACTATGTTCGTGTTAAAGAGCAAGAGAAATTTGATACCATGACCCGTCTTATGGACGTTGATCAACCAGAATTATCCATTGTCTTTGGCCGCACAAAGCGTCGTGTTGATGAATTGACACGTGGATTGAAACTTCGTGGTTTCCGTGCGGAAGGGATTCATGGTGATTTAGATCAAAATAAACGCCTTCGTGTAATCCGTGATTTCAAAAATGATCAAATTGATATTCTTGTTGCAACAGATGTAGCAGCCCGTGGTTTGGATATTTCTGGTGTCACACACGTTTACAACTATGATATTCCACAAGACCCTGAAAGCTACGTTCACCGTATCGGTCGTACAGGTCGTGCTGGGAAATCAGGTGAGTCAATCACATTTGTTTCGCCAAATGAGATGGGTTACCTGTCAATGATTGAAAAATTAACTAAAAAAGCTATGAAAGGTCTAAAACCTGCAACAGCAGAAGAGGCTTTCCAAGCTAAGAAAAAGGTAGCTCTTAAGAAAATCGAACGTGATTTTGCGGATGAGTCTATCCGTGCCAACTTCGAAAAATTTAAAGGTGACGCGATCCAATTAGCACAGGAATTCACTCCTGAGGAATTGGCACTTTATGTTTTGAGTTTAACGGTTCAAGATCCAGATAGCATGCCAGATGTTGAAATTGCGCGTGAAAAACCATTACCATTCAAACCATCAGGTGGTGGTAAAGGTAAGGGAGGCCGTGGTAACCGTGATCGCAATCGCGGTGGGCGTGATAATGACCGCCGTCGTGGTGGACGAGGAGATCGCCGTCGTGATAATCGTGATGGTGGCCGCCGTGATTTCAAACGTCGTGACGATAAATTCAAAAAAGATAACCGTCGTCAAGATAACAAAAAATCACATAAAAATACCTCTAGCGAAAAGAAAACAGGTTTTGTTATTCGCAACAAAGGTGAGAGATAATTAGTAGAACAAACCAAAGTAATATCTAAAAATCGTATGAAACCAGCAATCAGGGAGAGGATTGCTGGTTTTTTGTTTTTTATGGAAGAAAAAATAAGGTAGGAACCCTATAAAACTTAGTTTCACACCTTATTGTTTTTTATATATTCTAATTTTTGTTGTCGTGTTTTCTGCTTGAAATAGGCTTCGGCACTTTGGGCTTCTTGCTTGCTGCTAAAGCCTTCTTGATAGAGGAGTTTTACGGGTAAACGAGCTCTTGTATATTTGGCGCCTTTACCAGCATTGTGGGTTTTTAGGCGTCGTTTCACATCTGTCGTGTAGCCAGTATAGAGAGTCTTATCAGCACATTCTAAGACATACATAAAGGCTTTCAATTTAGTCATGCTTTTGTCCTTTTTTACCGAAATAAATCTCAAAAATCTCGTCAGTATAATCCCCGTTGTCTTGGTGAACAAAGAGTGGTGGCAAAATTTTTAAACCATCCATAGAGCCATCTTTGATGGCTTCAATCAAGAGCATATTAGCTTCTTTCTCTTTTTTTGGATAGACAAACTGAACACGCTTAGGGGCTAAATTATACCGTCTCAGAGTGTCAAGGATGTCCAAAAAACGATCAGGTCGAT encodes:
- a CDS encoding GIY-YIG nuclease family protein: MTKLKAFMYVLECADKTLYTGYTTDVKRRLKTHNAGKGAKYTRARLPVKLLYQEGFSSKQEAQSAEAYFKQKTRQQKLEYIKNNKV
- a CDS encoding DEAD/DEAH box helicase → MKFTELNLSQDIQAAVVTAGFEEASPIQELTIPLALEGKDVIGQAQTGTGKTAAFGLPTLNKISTDRNVIQALVIAPTRELAVQSQEELFRFGRDKGVKVRSVFGGSSIDKQIKALKSGAHVVVGTPGRLLDLIKRKALKLDNVETLILDEADEMLNMGFLEDIEAIISRVPENRQTLLFSATMPDAIKRIGVKFMKEPKHVKIEAKELTNVNVDQYYVRVKEQEKFDTMTRLMDVDQPELSIVFGRTKRRVDELTRGLKLRGFRAEGIHGDLDQNKRLRVIRDFKNDQIDILVATDVAARGLDISGVTHVYNYDIPQDPESYVHRIGRTGRAGKSGESITFVSPNEMGYLSMIEKLTKKAMKGLKPATAEEAFQAKKKVALKKIERDFADESIRANFEKFKGDAIQLAQEFTPEELALYVLSLTVQDPDSMPDVEIAREKPLPFKPSGGGKGKGGRGNRDRNRGGRDNDRRRGGRGDRRRDNRDGGRRDFKRRDDKFKKDNRRQDNKKSHKNTSSEKKTGFVIRNKGER